A DNA window from Candidatus Roseilinea sp. contains the following coding sequences:
- a CDS encoding undecaprenyl-phosphate alpha-N-acetylglucosaminyl 1-phosphate transferase: MVELLLLFFGALAIAIAATPLSKWLAPRVGVVAHPRARDIHARPVPKLGGLAILLSVLIVALILGRRLEFQQFAAIVVAATLMSFMGLVDDRFSLNAYIKLVIQLCAAVMVYLFDVRVALFGSPALDALLTVVWIVGVTNAMNFLDNMDGLLAGVSAVISSFFLVLAIINGQYLVGLLSAAVLGACIGFLVWNLNPASVFMGDSGSMFLGFLLACIAVKLRFWGQSPLVSWMVPVILMGLPIFDMTLVTLSRLRRGKNPLTSPGKDHTSHRIANHGFSQREAVMILYLVCGALGIVAIIASMANRWASLIIAVALLTAGGYMLWFMEFGPWKLTTIDWESPGLGAPPSARQPAPLPTTEPTSASQS; encoded by the coding sequence ATGGTCGAACTCCTGCTGCTCTTCTTCGGCGCACTAGCCATTGCGATCGCCGCCACGCCGCTCAGCAAGTGGCTAGCACCCCGCGTCGGCGTGGTTGCTCATCCCCGCGCGCGGGATATTCACGCCCGGCCGGTGCCGAAGTTGGGCGGGCTGGCCATCCTGCTCAGCGTGTTGATCGTGGCGCTGATCTTGGGCCGCCGGCTGGAATTTCAGCAGTTCGCGGCCATCGTCGTGGCCGCCACCCTGATGTCATTCATGGGATTAGTGGATGATCGCTTCAGCCTCAACGCCTACATCAAACTGGTCATCCAATTGTGCGCTGCAGTGATGGTCTATCTGTTCGATGTGCGCGTCGCGCTGTTCGGCAGTCCGGCGCTGGATGCGCTTCTCACCGTAGTCTGGATCGTCGGCGTGACCAACGCCATGAACTTTCTGGACAACATGGATGGCCTACTGGCTGGCGTCAGCGCCGTGATCTCATCCTTCTTTTTAGTGCTGGCCATCATCAACGGGCAGTACCTGGTGGGCTTGCTCAGCGCAGCCGTGTTGGGCGCGTGCATCGGGTTTTTGGTGTGGAACCTCAATCCGGCGAGCGTGTTCATGGGCGATTCGGGCAGCATGTTTCTCGGCTTTCTGCTGGCGTGCATCGCCGTTAAGCTGCGCTTTTGGGGGCAAAGCCCGCTGGTTTCGTGGATGGTGCCGGTGATCCTCATGGGCTTGCCGATCTTTGACATGACACTGGTGACGCTTTCTCGGCTGCGACGTGGCAAGAACCCGCTCACGTCGCCGGGCAAAGACCACACTTCCCATCGCATAGCCAATCACGGCTTCAGCCAGCGCGAAGCGGTGATGATCCTCTATCTGGTGTGTGGCGCCTTGGGCATTGTGGCCATCATTGCCTCGATGGCCAACCGCTGGGCCAGCCTTATCATCGCTGTTGCGCTATTGACTGCGGGGGGATACATGTTGTGGTTCATGGAGTTTGGACCGTGGAAGCTGACAACGATAGACTGGGAAAGTCCGGGTTTGGGAGCGCCGCCCAGCGCGCGCCAACCCGCTCCGCTGCCTACCACCGAACCGACCAGCGCATCGCAGTCCTAG
- the gcvH gene encoding glycine cleavage system H protein, with protein MASKIDPSARYLKTHEWARIEGDEIVCGISDHAQSAMNDLVYVELPRVGATYQAGEAFGVVESVKAASDVYMPVSGTITAVNTQLESKPEIINQDPYQRGWMIRIKPDDMAEFNNLLDADAYARLLNETEK; from the coding sequence ATGGCATCCAAAATTGATCCGTCCGCGCGCTATCTAAAAACCCACGAGTGGGCGCGCATCGAAGGCGATGAGATCGTATGCGGCATCAGTGACCATGCGCAATCGGCGATGAACGATTTAGTCTATGTGGAACTGCCGCGCGTCGGCGCAACGTACCAAGCCGGCGAGGCATTCGGCGTGGTGGAATCCGTCAAAGCAGCCTCTGACGTTTATATGCCTGTCAGCGGCACGATCACGGCGGTGAACACCCAGCTCGAAAGCAAGCCGGAGATCATCAACCAAGACCCGTATCAGCGCGGCTGGATGATCCGCATTAAGCCCGACGACATGGCCGAGTTCAACAACCTGCTCGACGCAGACGCTTACGCGCGACTGCTGAACGAGACCGAAAAATAG
- the gcvPA gene encoding putative glycine dehydrogenase (decarboxylating) subunit 1: MHYIPHTDDERREMLARIGVERIEDLFQAIPEKFRFPRLDLPEAVTEMEVMWELGALADANADVNHHACFLGAGAYNHYIPSLVDHIIRRGEFFTAYTPYQPEVSQGTLQAIFEFQSMMSALTGMEISTASHYDGATAFAEAVLMSMAITQRHKVLISRAIHPHYRRVLRTYTQFHPNIEIAEGDLSTLTASMDLNTACVCIQNPNFFGQFEQVAGLADRIHAAGALFVVVTNPISLGLFKPPAEYGADVVTGEGQPLGIPLSFGGPYLGFFCTRREFMRRIPGRIVGETVDREGRRGYVLTLKTREQDIRREKATSNICTNQGLMALAACVYMSVMGKPGLRQVANLCYQKAHYAADQIGKLDGWRVWTDQPFFNEFVVTCPAPVKEITDYLLDEHDIIGGYDLGQDYPELQDHMLLCCTETNTREEIDALVEALAELT; the protein is encoded by the coding sequence ATGCACTACATCCCGCACACCGACGACGAGCGGCGCGAGATGCTCGCGCGCATCGGCGTCGAGCGCATCGAAGACCTGTTCCAGGCGATCCCTGAGAAGTTCCGCTTTCCCCGGCTCGATCTGCCCGAGGCCGTGACTGAGATGGAGGTGATGTGGGAGCTGGGGGCGCTGGCCGATGCGAACGCCGACGTGAACCACCACGCCTGCTTCCTCGGCGCCGGCGCCTACAACCACTACATCCCCAGCCTGGTGGACCACATCATCCGGCGCGGCGAGTTCTTCACCGCCTATACGCCTTACCAGCCAGAGGTCAGCCAGGGCACGCTACAGGCCATCTTCGAGTTCCAGAGCATGATGAGCGCGTTGACCGGCATGGAAATCAGCACGGCCTCCCATTACGACGGCGCGACGGCATTTGCCGAAGCCGTGTTGATGAGCATGGCCATCACCCAGCGTCACAAGGTGCTCATCTCGCGCGCCATTCACCCGCATTACCGCCGGGTGCTCCGCACCTACACCCAGTTTCACCCCAACATCGAAATTGCCGAGGGCGACCTGTCAACCCTGACCGCCTCGATGGACCTGAACACCGCTTGCGTGTGCATTCAGAATCCGAATTTCTTCGGTCAGTTCGAGCAGGTCGCCGGCCTGGCCGACCGCATCCACGCCGCCGGCGCACTGTTTGTCGTTGTGACCAATCCGATCTCCCTCGGCTTGTTCAAACCGCCGGCCGAGTATGGCGCAGATGTCGTCACCGGCGAGGGCCAGCCACTCGGCATTCCGCTGAGCTTTGGCGGGCCATATCTCGGCTTCTTCTGCACCCGCCGCGAATTCATGCGCCGCATCCCCGGCCGGATCGTCGGCGAGACGGTAGACCGCGAAGGCCGGCGGGGGTATGTGCTCACGCTCAAGACGCGCGAGCAGGACATTCGCCGGGAGAAAGCCACGAGCAACATTTGCACCAACCAGGGGCTGATGGCGCTGGCCGCCTGCGTCTATATGAGCGTGATGGGCAAGCCAGGCTTGCGCCAGGTCGCGAATCTGTGCTACCAGAAAGCGCACTACGCCGCCGACCAAATCGGCAAGCTGGACGGCTGGCGCGTCTGGACGGACCAACCCTTCTTCAACGAGTTCGTCGTGACCTGTCCTGCGCCGGTGAAAGAGATCACCGACTACCTACTCGATGAGCACGACATCATCGGCGGCTACGACTTAGGCCAGGACTACCCTGAGCTACAAGATCACATGCTGCTGTGCTGCACCGAGACGAACACGCGCGAGGAGATAGACGCGCTGGTGGAAGCCCTGGCAGAATTGACTTGA
- a CDS encoding oxidoreductase — MTPSSKLRAAVIGVGVGWNHIEGYQTHPNCELAAICDINPAVLKERGDRFNVPESRRFTDYRQVLNSSEIDAISIALPNWLHEPVALEAFAHGKHVLCEKPLAVSVEAGRRMIEAARAAHKTLMVCYNHRYRPEIVWLKGEIRAGDFGHIYAAKAGWLREGWIPTHGQWFTQKEHAGGGALIDLGVHVLDLALWLMGYPRPVAVSGATFAEFGPRGQKTKPRDVKPAHFDVDDMGLGFVRFANGAVLQFESAWASHREPLQDGFYVRLFGSEAGANFYTGAPNGETVVMYKLVNDQPATIVPRLPVGVSGHRIAVHHFVDCVLSGAEPESPGEHGLIGLQIIDAIYRSSQDGREVRIENSEEMSDRTPAAIH; from the coding sequence ATGACGCCTTCATCAAAACTTCGCGCTGCAGTCATCGGCGTAGGCGTGGGTTGGAACCACATTGAGGGCTACCAGACCCACCCCAACTGTGAGCTGGCCGCGATCTGCGACATTAACCCGGCCGTCCTGAAGGAGCGCGGCGATCGGTTTAACGTCCCGGAGTCGCGCCGCTTCACCGACTATCGCCAGGTGTTGAATTCGAGCGAGATAGACGCCATCAGCATCGCCCTGCCCAACTGGCTGCACGAGCCGGTCGCCCTGGAAGCGTTTGCCCACGGCAAGCATGTGCTGTGCGAGAAGCCGCTCGCCGTGTCGGTCGAGGCCGGCCGGCGCATGATCGAGGCCGCGCGCGCTGCGCACAAGACGCTGATGGTGTGCTACAACCATCGCTATCGCCCGGAGATCGTCTGGTTGAAAGGCGAGATCCGCGCCGGCGACTTCGGCCACATCTACGCGGCCAAGGCGGGCTGGCTGCGCGAGGGTTGGATCCCGACGCACGGTCAATGGTTCACGCAGAAGGAGCACGCCGGCGGCGGCGCGTTGATTGACCTGGGCGTGCACGTGCTCGACCTGGCGCTGTGGCTGATGGGCTATCCACGGCCGGTCGCGGTAAGCGGCGCCACATTTGCCGAGTTCGGCCCGCGCGGGCAGAAGACCAAACCGCGCGATGTCAAGCCGGCCCACTTCGACGTGGACGACATGGGCCTCGGCTTCGTGCGCTTTGCCAACGGCGCCGTGCTGCAGTTCGAGTCGGCATGGGCATCACATCGCGAGCCACTCCAAGACGGCTTCTACGTGAGGCTGTTTGGCAGCGAGGCCGGCGCCAATTTCTACACCGGCGCACCGAACGGCGAGACCGTGGTGATGTATAAACTCGTCAACGATCAGCCGGCAACGATCGTGCCGCGCCTGCCGGTCGGCGTCAGCGGCCATCGCATCGCTGTGCATCACTTCGTGGATTGCGTGCTGAGCGGCGCTGAGCCGGAATCGCCCGGCGAGCACGGCCTGATTGGCTTGCAAATCATTGACGCCATCTATCGCTCCTCGCAGGACGGGCGAGAGGTAAGAATTGAGAATTCAGAAGAGATGAGCGACCGGACACCAGCCGCTATCCACTAG
- a CDS encoding cobalamin-binding protein yields MRIVSLLPSATEIVCLLGLRDSLVGRSHECDYPPEVADVPVMTYSSIGVTGDDGAINPELTSAEIDARVSQHLRDGLSLYGLHPDRLDAAKPDLILTQELCDVCAVSYATVRAVVRDLGHKWEGSAQVVSLEPTDIEGIFQTILTVGELTGTNAVAKARVRALRDRLDRVREALAGIAHRPTVAALEWLDPPFAPGHWVPEQIEIAGGNPVLGRKGKPSFRCTWEDVARTQAECVIAMPCGFDLAGSVREFQKAATHEAWRDLPATYLWQLYAVDATSYFSRPGPRVVDGVEILAGLLHPNRWPTPGPDRALRVNDFILSWHPTR; encoded by the coding sequence ATGCGCATCGTCTCCCTGCTGCCCAGCGCAACGGAAATTGTGTGCCTGCTCGGCCTGCGCGATTCGCTGGTCGGCCGCAGCCACGAGTGCGACTACCCACCCGAAGTCGCCGATGTGCCGGTGATGACCTACAGCAGCATCGGCGTCACCGGCGATGATGGCGCGATCAACCCCGAGCTGACCAGCGCAGAGATAGATGCGCGCGTCTCGCAACACCTGCGCGACGGCCTCAGCCTCTACGGCCTACACCCCGATCGGCTCGACGCTGCCAAGCCCGACCTCATCCTGACCCAGGAGTTGTGCGATGTGTGCGCCGTGTCCTACGCCACGGTGCGCGCCGTCGTGCGCGACCTCGGCCACAAGTGGGAAGGCTCGGCGCAAGTCGTCTCGCTGGAGCCAACCGATATCGAGGGGATCTTCCAGACCATCCTCACCGTCGGCGAGCTGACGGGTACAAACGCCGTGGCCAAGGCGCGCGTGCGAGCGTTGCGCGACCGGCTGGATCGCGTGCGCGAGGCGCTGGCCGGCATAGCCCATCGCCCAACCGTCGCTGCTCTGGAATGGCTCGACCCGCCGTTCGCTCCCGGCCATTGGGTGCCGGAGCAGATCGAAATCGCCGGCGGCAATCCGGTGCTCGGCCGCAAAGGCAAGCCCAGCTTCCGCTGCACTTGGGAGGATGTGGCGCGCACGCAGGCCGAGTGCGTGATCGCCATGCCTTGCGGCTTCGACTTGGCCGGCAGCGTGCGCGAGTTTCAAAAAGCCGCCACGCACGAGGCCTGGCGCGATCTACCGGCGACCTACCTGTGGCAGCTCTACGCTGTGGACGCCACGTCGTACTTCAGCCGGCCCGGCCCGCGCGTCGTGGACGGCGTGGAAATCCTGGCCGGCCTACTGCATCCCAACCGCTGGCCGACGCCTGGTCCGGATCGCGCGCTGCGCGTGAACGACTTCATTCTAAGCTGGCATCCGACGCGCTGA